In Nitratiruptor sp. YY09-18, a single window of DNA contains:
- a CDS encoding molecular chaperone — MTQQRSAMYGLISRIFIAEMDEHTLSLLEKLPNAQELFPNYFEWDERQKRSRYKLINEILNVDFADIAVLHLIPYETFYTTEEGMIESGGANPVLQVYNDYGFRVNYEKARVVSPDHIGVELEFMKLLVDAQQRAEEEGDEEAATRLKVEQKRFLQEHLLQFAPMYLINVAEQARTPFYKDAAALATEFLLEDYEYLVQEQV, encoded by the coding sequence TTGACCCAGCAGCGAAGTGCCATGTATGGTCTGATTTCAAGAATCTTCATAGCAGAGATGGATGAGCATACTCTCTCACTCCTTGAAAAACTCCCAAATGCCCAAGAGCTCTTTCCAAACTACTTTGAGTGGGATGAGAGACAAAAGCGAAGTCGCTATAAACTGATCAATGAAATATTGAATGTGGATTTTGCAGATATTGCAGTATTGCATCTCATTCCATATGAGACCTTCTATACAACAGAAGAGGGGATGATTGAGAGTGGTGGAGCAAATCCCGTGTTGCAAGTCTATAACGACTATGGTTTTCGCGTCAACTATGAAAAAGCAAGAGTTGTAAGTCCTGATCATATCGGCGTGGAGCTTGAATTCATGAAGCTTTTAGTTGATGCGCAGCAGCGCGCTGAAGAGGAGGGGGATGAAGAGGCAGCGACTAGGCTCAAAGTCGAGCAGAAGAGATTTTTGCAAGAGCATCTGTTGCAGTTTGCTCCAATGTACCTCATCAATGTAGCTGAGCAGGCGAGAACTCCTTTTTATAAAGATGCAGCAGCACTAGCTACAGAGTTTTTGCTAGAAGATTATGAGTATCTTGTGCAGGAGCAGGTGTGA
- a CDS encoding c-type cytochrome, which produces MKKFILIGIITASFLYAQNNLDGAALFSKYGCYGCHGVNAQGMGDYPPLAGKPEAYLKNRLLEYKKGTIHSNRAGTMQPFAQKLSTEEIEAIAKYLSTLYKDHESSERYFQEFEIGDSSGS; this is translated from the coding sequence ATGAAAAAGTTCATTCTTATTGGAATAATAACTGCATCTTTTCTCTATGCTCAAAACAACCTTGATGGTGCAGCTCTTTTTAGCAAATATGGCTGCTATGGATGCCATGGTGTCAATGCACAGGGTATGGGTGACTATCCTCCACTTGCAGGCAAACCTGAAGCCTACTTAAAAAACAGGCTCCTAGAATATAAAAAAGGAACAATCCACTCCAATAGAGCTGGAACCATGCAGCCATTTGCTCAAAAACTCAGCACTGAAGAGATAGAAGCAATTGCCAAATATCTCTCTACATTATATAAAGATCATGAGAGTAGCGAGAGATATTTTCAAGAGTTTGAAATAGGAGATAGTAGCGGAAGTTAA